One window of the Endomicrobium proavitum genome contains the following:
- a CDS encoding hemagglutinin repeat-containing protein, whose translation MKKLVSLLITTAIVAGQINYAFSANNIEVSAGAGANVRYEEVGAKRTPVVNVAAPNEKGISHNKYDKFNVDENNLILNNSKNSIKPELFKGQGAAGEDVEIEGNVNLTQQEAEVIINEVISGNAGSTIFGAIEIAGKKADIIIANPWGIAVNGSNFINTGQIKLITGSSEENSDGLFFNLGKAGRIEIGEEGLEHEDAVKLVSRYTKISGALKAKEIEIKAGYGKYDNESEEIIREEAQDNAENKYAVEASGFGSMYGNKIKIVATEEGFGVKTSANSNLISSVEDIEIKADGKVEIKGKVNSEEKIKIEAKEVKNEGGEIYAKEQVEIRADKAENVLAAGYIGSEGEVKIGVKELNNVSGVIEGSEVNIKADKINNGIYGVEGLINKINDEGWKSGEIKGGNINIEGLTQEKAKEVNNIGSEIKAENKLTIKAEEIKNEAIKTAGLDKIEGIGTMYVNKTLEQWKRHVIQYEYWQEYAGKSAGKDKGSYIGANEVEIEAGNIVNESATIEGKNKLSITGNNLINGARKFEYLLKSRWSSYNQWAANGFFGDEYMKDGTVTGDIWSKYIYTSDVLGKIVGGEIEINLQGDLEQELFSGAIVRTAGEDGKLIMSGIEAENNLTITANNINNSARLSAGGKTAIEAINNITNNDGEISGLKEVEIKAGNNFEGAATKQETGGRYNGGKWAFFGIPSYIIEYGKTHINEGGQIYSGGNLSIYSGGKINAKYLSIYGAGEVRLESEGDIKLEGIEKRDKYYIKYHYEFGEDVTRPLLGVLRSGGDMYIQGEKANMSLKGYMIGVGGNLYWHLPNGSLDILSMMGRSEYEVIEKQNKGWGRREEHREHEYKEWNVGSVVSVAGNVEILTGNNINILSSTLESLNGIMELTAGMDVNILAGANYESAERIKIENGTFGLSYEKEETRNEKTTAAASKISGAKGVKIKAGNEVNIIGSDIEGGADSRIEAKNNINILSFEESEKSYYHHEKESFNALGALAGTMFGGLVGGIVAGNAFKNKDSEEKNVETTKERGSSINIAGALLIKSETKDITITGSEIAAKEIDVVAQQGAINILTALETQSAYNKKESGNKLTGTETDIKAKETGSNKSTSILSGKNIRLISAKAITSISGKYEAGEDVDLISGYVINSQGELERAKDEKGNNVEGKINLLAAQDYENSYSYHKKSGGLLDMINPANIKIDISGRGIEASTSYEESVDESTSKIGVAQVNEIKAAGKVNIESTKDVISAGSQIEANGDINVTADGKIILASAQNSQSSESRHDETTVTVGVKIGNAYVDAGYAAAAVVEAEQAVEKAASELKRIQELQEQGKASQEAVDDATANVAMASLNLANATVGLAASIAGAASAASSSFGTGMYASAFANYDTMSQQSKSESILGVQGNIASNGNINFKSANDMIQEGTNAYATNGTLSYNVGNNLIIQASKDTYAQEDKSEHASAGVSVGNNAVQVHAGAGESSSKIKATTYNNSESVANNIEINVGNNATLSGANVTAKNNLDVTVGNNLTVESLQDTYYSKANSWDANVSVGIGTKSMGSLLGGEKSNAGNNSVGAGFNTGNDYTDSAWVTEQTSLTGGNNVTISVGNKTTLTGAVIASASDNLTLTTKELEHNDIEDRNITESKGFGLSTSIGTSQSDKGKTNVAPNGSTTLTLKNTGEEKEQTTKATIGNGTIIIGGVEQTENDLQGLNRNVTNTQETTKDIITGALDASATIDNRALLGFIKTEVKDKDGNTVYEQNEDGSIKTNANGEAIAKTTTGYQSIANDFANLDTNLAQIGENLTKNNIVVQAIKTALDNQNDLDLIDAAKQYVNLDKKTKETLAKAADIINGATNASPEELQKALNDIANIYNENGEKLQGLEIANVEGNIAGLSYVDESGTRQTVTIDFRNVDITNPNAIAEVIAHETTDIASHHAKEGNADSRGSMASAIMDMNNYGNANTNKMTTDEWLATYDGNSTLSLGSVNMVNSMMNSNLGAGHADADVAFEIYPDRVGNKGHMTGYFQDGNGSWYNYDQGANGSYSLLELFFVETAPGKLIQSITGMVPAGINVIHKYGDLEGELRNNPNVVYIETTIEQDKKIAQQARINQLDPGGYRVITNNCVDAIRDIFKAGGVKLPPDISPVPNTYFMQLQQMYLSK comes from the coding sequence ATGAAAAAGTTAGTAAGCCTGCTAATAACAACGGCAATAGTAGCAGGTCAAATAAACTATGCCTTCAGCGCAAATAATATAGAAGTATCTGCAGGAGCAGGAGCAAACGTAAGGTATGAAGAAGTGGGAGCAAAAAGAACGCCGGTGGTGAATGTAGCAGCGCCGAATGAAAAAGGAATATCGCATAATAAGTATGATAAGTTCAACGTAGATGAAAACAATTTAATATTGAACAATTCAAAAAACAGTATAAAGCCGGAACTATTTAAAGGACAAGGCGCCGCCGGTGAAGACGTAGAAATAGAAGGCAATGTAAATTTAACGCAGCAAGAAGCGGAAGTAATAATAAACGAAGTAATAAGCGGAAACGCAGGAAGCACAATCTTTGGGGCGATAGAAATAGCAGGAAAAAAAGCGGATATAATAATAGCCAACCCGTGGGGGATAGCAGTAAACGGCAGTAATTTTATAAACACAGGGCAAATAAAATTGATAACGGGCTCATCGGAAGAAAATTCCGATGGGCTTTTTTTTAATTTGGGGAAAGCTGGGAGAATAGAAATAGGGGAAGAAGGGTTAGAGCATGAGGACGCAGTAAAGCTGGTAAGCCGGTACACAAAAATAAGCGGAGCGTTGAAAGCAAAAGAAATAGAAATAAAAGCGGGATACGGGAAATACGATAATGAAAGCGAAGAAATAATAAGAGAAGAAGCGCAAGACAACGCAGAAAACAAATACGCAGTAGAAGCAAGCGGATTTGGAAGTATGTATGGGAATAAAATAAAGATAGTGGCAACGGAAGAAGGGTTTGGGGTAAAAACATCTGCAAACAGCAACTTAATAAGCAGCGTAGAAGATATAGAAATAAAAGCAGACGGAAAAGTAGAAATAAAAGGAAAAGTAAACAGCGAAGAAAAAATAAAGATAGAAGCCAAAGAGGTAAAAAACGAAGGCGGAGAAATATACGCCAAAGAGCAAGTGGAAATAAGAGCGGACAAAGCAGAAAACGTATTAGCAGCAGGATATATAGGAAGCGAGGGGGAAGTAAAAATAGGGGTAAAAGAATTAAATAATGTAAGCGGAGTAATAGAAGGGAGCGAAGTTAATATAAAAGCGGACAAAATAAACAACGGGATATACGGGGTAGAAGGGCTAATAAATAAGATAAACGACGAAGGATGGAAAAGCGGGGAAATAAAAGGCGGGAATATAAATATAGAAGGACTAACGCAAGAAAAAGCAAAAGAAGTAAATAATATAGGCAGCGAAATAAAAGCAGAAAACAAGTTAACGATAAAAGCGGAAGAAATAAAGAATGAGGCGATAAAAACGGCGGGGTTGGATAAGATAGAAGGGATAGGGACGATGTATGTAAACAAAACATTAGAGCAGTGGAAGAGACATGTGATACAGTATGAGTATTGGCAAGAATACGCAGGAAAAAGCGCGGGGAAAGATAAAGGAAGTTATATAGGAGCAAACGAGGTAGAAATAGAAGCGGGGAATATAGTAAACGAAAGCGCAACGATAGAGGGAAAAAACAAATTAAGTATAACGGGAAATAATTTAATAAACGGAGCAAGGAAGTTTGAGTATTTATTAAAATCAAGATGGAGCTCGTATAATCAGTGGGCGGCAAACGGATTTTTCGGCGATGAGTATATGAAGGATGGAACAGTAACAGGCGATATATGGAGCAAGTATATATACACAAGCGACGTGCTGGGGAAAATAGTAGGCGGGGAAATAGAAATAAATCTGCAAGGTGATTTGGAACAAGAGCTGTTTAGCGGAGCAATAGTCAGAACCGCGGGCGAAGACGGCAAGCTAATAATGAGCGGTATAGAAGCGGAAAATAATTTAACAATAACGGCGAATAATATAAATAACAGCGCAAGATTAAGCGCGGGCGGGAAAACAGCAATAGAAGCAATAAATAACATAACAAACAACGACGGGGAAATAAGCGGGTTAAAAGAAGTAGAAATAAAAGCGGGAAATAATTTTGAAGGAGCAGCAACAAAGCAGGAAACGGGAGGCAGATACAACGGAGGGAAATGGGCGTTTTTTGGGATACCGAGCTATATAATAGAATACGGAAAAACACACATAAACGAAGGCGGGCAAATATACAGCGGAGGGAATTTAAGCATATATAGCGGCGGAAAAATAAACGCAAAATACCTAAGCATATACGGAGCAGGGGAAGTAAGGCTGGAAAGCGAAGGTGATATAAAATTAGAAGGAATAGAAAAGAGGGACAAATATTACATAAAGTACCATTACGAGTTCGGCGAAGATGTAACAAGACCGCTGTTAGGGGTGTTAAGAAGCGGAGGTGACATGTACATCCAAGGCGAGAAAGCGAATATGAGCTTGAAAGGATACATGATAGGCGTAGGAGGAAATCTGTATTGGCATTTGCCTAATGGAAGTTTGGATATATTAAGCATGATGGGAAGAAGCGAGTATGAAGTAATAGAGAAACAAAACAAAGGGTGGGGCAGAAGGGAAGAACACAGGGAGCACGAGTACAAAGAATGGAACGTAGGAAGCGTAGTAAGCGTAGCGGGAAATGTGGAAATATTGACGGGAAATAACATAAATATACTGTCAAGCACGTTAGAAAGTTTGAACGGAATAATGGAATTAACAGCAGGAATGGACGTAAATATTCTTGCGGGAGCAAACTACGAAAGCGCCGAAAGAATAAAGATAGAAAACGGCACGTTCGGACTGAGCTACGAGAAAGAAGAAACAAGAAACGAAAAAACAACAGCCGCCGCAAGTAAAATAAGCGGAGCAAAAGGCGTAAAGATAAAAGCAGGAAACGAAGTAAACATAATAGGAAGCGACATAGAAGGAGGAGCCGATAGTAGGATAGAAGCCAAAAACAACATAAACATATTAAGCTTTGAAGAAAGCGAGAAAAGTTATTATCACCATGAAAAAGAAAGTTTCAATGCGTTAGGAGCATTAGCAGGAACGATGTTTGGCGGACTTGTGGGGGGAATAGTAGCAGGGAATGCATTTAAGAATAAAGATAGCGAAGAAAAAAATGTAGAAACAACAAAAGAGCGCGGCAGCAGTATAAATATAGCAGGAGCGTTGTTAATAAAATCGGAAACAAAAGATATAACAATAACAGGCAGCGAAATAGCGGCAAAGGAAATAGATGTAGTAGCGCAGCAAGGGGCAATAAATATACTAACGGCGTTAGAAACGCAAAGCGCGTATAATAAAAAAGAAAGCGGAAATAAGTTGACGGGAACAGAAACGGATATAAAAGCAAAAGAAACGGGAAGCAACAAATCAACAAGCATATTGTCTGGTAAAAATATAAGGTTAATATCGGCAAAAGCAATAACGAGCATATCCGGAAAATACGAAGCTGGGGAAGATGTAGATTTAATAAGCGGATACGTAATAAACAGCCAAGGGGAATTGGAACGAGCAAAAGATGAAAAGGGGAATAATGTAGAAGGAAAAATAAATTTATTGGCAGCGCAGGATTATGAAAACAGCTACAGCTATCATAAAAAGAGCGGCGGACTGTTGGATATGATCAACCCTGCAAACATAAAAATAGATATAAGCGGGCGTGGAATAGAAGCATCAACAAGCTACGAAGAAAGCGTGGATGAAAGCACAAGCAAAATAGGAGTAGCGCAAGTAAACGAAATAAAAGCAGCGGGGAAAGTAAACATAGAATCAACAAAAGATGTAATAAGCGCAGGAAGCCAAATAGAAGCCAACGGGGATATAAATGTAACGGCGGACGGGAAAATAATATTAGCGTCGGCGCAAAACAGTCAAAGCAGCGAAAGCCGCCACGACGAAACAACGGTAACGGTAGGGGTGAAAATAGGCAACGCATACGTGGACGCCGGCTATGCGGCCGCGGCGGTAGTGGAAGCGGAGCAAGCGGTAGAAAAAGCGGCAAGCGAGCTAAAGCGAATACAAGAGCTGCAAGAGCAAGGCAAAGCCAGCCAAGAAGCGGTGGACGACGCAACGGCAAACGTAGCAATGGCAAGTTTGAATTTAGCAAACGCAACGGTAGGGTTAGCGGCAAGCATAGCAGGAGCAGCATCGGCGGCAAGCAGCAGTTTTGGAACGGGAATGTATGCTTCCGCGTTTGCAAATTACGACACAATGAGCCAACAAAGCAAAAGCGAAAGTATATTAGGTGTGCAAGGAAACATAGCAAGTAACGGAAATATAAATTTCAAATCCGCAAACGACATGATACAAGAAGGAACAAACGCCTATGCAACAAACGGAACGCTAAGTTACAACGTGGGCAATAATTTAATAATACAAGCAAGCAAAGACACGTATGCGCAAGAAGACAAAAGCGAACATGCAAGCGCAGGGGTAAGCGTAGGAAACAACGCAGTGCAAGTCCACGCCGGCGCAGGCGAGTCAAGCAGTAAAATAAAAGCAACAACATACAACAACAGCGAAAGCGTAGCAAATAATATAGAAATAAACGTAGGCAACAACGCAACATTAAGCGGAGCCAACGTAACGGCAAAAAATAATTTAGATGTAACAGTAGGAAATAATTTAACAGTAGAAAGTCTGCAAGACACATATTACAGCAAAGCAAACAGCTGGGACGCCAACGTAAGCGTAGGAATAGGAACCAAAAGCATGGGAAGCTTGTTAGGCGGCGAGAAAAGCAACGCGGGCAACAACAGCGTAGGAGCAGGCTTCAACACAGGCAACGACTACACCGACAGCGCATGGGTAACCGAACAGACAAGTCTAACCGGCGGAAATAACGTAACAATAAGCGTAGGCAACAAAACAACGCTAACAGGAGCAGTAATAGCAAGCGCAAGCGACAACCTAACGCTAACAACCAAAGAGTTAGAACACAATGACATAGAAGACAGAAACATAACAGAAAGCAAAGGCTTTGGGTTATCAACAAGCATAGGCACATCACAAAGCGACAAAGGAAAAACCAACGTAGCCCCCAACGGAAGCACAACGCTAACATTAAAAAACACCGGCGAAGAAAAAGAGCAAACAACAAAAGCCACAATAGGAAACGGCACAATAATAATAGGCGGCGTGGAACAAACAGAAAATGACCTGCAAGGTCTAAACCGCAACGTAACCAACACCCAAGAAACAACCAAAGATATAATAACCGGCGCATTAGACGCAAGCGCAACAATAGACAACCGAGCTTTATTAGGCTTCATAAAAACAGAAGTAAAAGACAAAGACGGAAACACAGTCTATGAACAAAACGAAGACGGCTCAATAAAAACAAACGCCAACGGGGAAGCAATAGCAAAAACAACAACCGGCTACCAAAGCATAGCCAACGATTTTGCAAATTTGGATACAAATTTAGCACAGATAGGAGAAAATCTAACAAAAAATAACATAGTGGTGCAAGCCATAAAAACAGCATTGGATAATCAAAATGATTTAGATTTAATTGACGCGGCAAAACAGTATGTAAATTTAGATAAAAAGACAAAAGAAACGCTTGCAAAAGCTGCGGATATAATAAACGGGGCTACAAATGCAAGTCCGGAAGAATTACAAAAAGCATTAAATGATATAGCCAATATATATAATGAAAATGGAGAAAAACTGCAGGGGTTAGAAATAGCAAATGTAGAAGGGAACATAGCGGGATTATCGTATGTTGATGAAAGCGGAACAAGGCAGACGGTAACAATAGATTTTAGGAATGTAGATATAACAAACCCAAATGCAATAGCGGAAGTAATTGCGCATGAAACAACCGACATAGCAAGCCACCATGCCAAAGAGGGAAATGCCGATAGCAGAGGGTCAATGGCAAGCGCAATAATGGATATGAACAACTATGGGAATGCAAACACAAACAAAATGACAACAGACGAGTGGCTTGCAACATACGATGGAAACAGTACGCTGTCGCTTGGCAGTGTGAATATGGTGAATAGTATGATGAATTCAAATTTAGGAGCAGGACATGCTGACGCTGATGTTGCATTTGAAATTTATCCTGATAGAGTTGGGAATAAAGGTCATATGACCGGATATTTTCAAGATGGAAATGGTAGTTGGTATAACTATGATCAAGGGGCAAATGGAAGCTATTCATTGTTAGAGCTTTTTTTTGTTGAAACCGCGCCAGGGAAACTAATTCAAAGTATAACAGGGATGGTACCTGCCGGAATAAATGTGATTCATAAATATGGAGATCTTGAAGGTGAATTAAGAAATAATCCTAATGTGGTGTATATAGAAACAACTATAGAACAAGATAAAAAAATAGCTCAGCAAGCTCGTATAAACCAATTAGATCCGGGAGGTTATAGAGTCATTACAAATAATTGTGTTGATGCTATAAGAGATATCTTTAAAGCGGGCGGCGTAAAACTGCCGCCGGATATATCTCCGGTACCCAATACTTATTTTATGCAGCTACAACAAATGTATCTATCAAAATAA
- a CDS encoding acyl-CoA dehydratase activase-related protein — protein MVNKVIDYKKDEVFKAGLDIGSTTVKLSILNAKNEPVYCNYKRHQLDLLNTIISLIDEAPQELKNTSMTVCATGSGAITLSQKTGIGFEQEVIACTKAIKTFLPKADVAIELGGEDAKITFFDDSSIDQRMNETCAGGTGAFIDQMAQVLTTDSAGVNELAKKHKTIYPIAARCGVFAKTDIMPLLNEGAAKEDIAASVLQAVVNQTIGGLARGRTIKGNVCFLGGPLFFLSELRELFIKSLKLKPENILFPQNAHFFVSFGAALLGKGIKTELSALRVQFENLKSENLNNDGENLAPLFADEKEFADFELRHAKTAATKTELKNVEGNLFLGVDAGSTTTKAALITKDKKIAYSYYGPNNGNPLQSVVDVLKDVYKKLPAHAEIAGACVTGYGEALIKAALGFDEGEVETIAHYKAARHFNPHVSFILDIGGQDMKCIYVKKGLIDKIILNEACSSGCGSFIQNFAQSLGYGVEDFAKLALRAKKPVDLGSRCTVFMNSKIKQAQKEGSSAADISAGLDYSVIKNALYKVIKISNPKELGENIVVQGGTFFNNGVLRAAEILLETKVTRPDIAGLMGAFGAALIALQNKKTSSSLISKEKLKEFSCKTRDTRCKGCANKCLLNITVFPDGKTFISGNRCENVLQNKKVQSFEFNMFDYKYKRLFDYYKPLPKEKARRGEIGIARALNMYENYPFWFEFFSRLGFSVVLSDASSNELFNSGLESIPSQTVCFPAKMVHGHIENLIEKGVKTIFYPCIPFEVKEFKDADNHYNCPVVGSYPEVVRLNMGALEEKQIKFLQPFLPFDNVKKLIYRLHEELKDYKLTKKEIALAVLRARASLNLFKKDIRKQGAKLIKEIKEMGKPAVILAGRPYHIDPAINHGVADLIASHGMAVLSEDSVAHLSGALPKINFVDQWMYHSRLYRAANLATKIDSLELIQLNSFGCGLDAITTEQVEDILSKSGKIYTVLKIDEGSNLGAVKIRIRSLLAAIKERKGLKFSEDVFEGTKFSEFTRDMKDSYTILCPQMSPVHFRLAGAVMRARGIKLEVLPKVTKADIEEGLRYVNNDACYPTIVVVGQLINALKSGKYDINKTAMIISQTGGGCRATNYAGFLRKAAEKAGFKNIPVISLSTTNSTLNKTLGVTFGLLKDALLVLLYGDLLMRLSNRMRPYELHAGQTDALTEEWLMRLSETIKKTYLFEFKNTVKKIVRDFDAIPVKKIKKPRVGVVGEILVKFHPDANNNLVSVLEKEGAQVVVPDMTDFLLYCMLDDVYKHKYLAGSFKNRAISWIAIHYVEKLRYSIRKQLKKSKNFASYHTTKELADKASEIISVCNQTGEGWLLTAEMLELIEDGINNIVCVQPFGCLPNHITGKGVMKELKRRYNNVNISAVDYDPGASEVNQINRIKLMMSVAHQNNK, from the coding sequence ATGGTAAATAAAGTTATAGATTATAAAAAAGACGAAGTCTTTAAAGCCGGTTTGGACATAGGTTCTACAACGGTAAAGCTTTCAATATTAAATGCAAAAAACGAACCCGTCTATTGCAATTACAAAAGACATCAGCTTGACCTTTTAAACACAATAATAAGTTTGATAGACGAAGCGCCGCAGGAATTAAAAAATACTTCCATGACCGTTTGCGCCACGGGCTCGGGCGCTATAACTTTGTCGCAAAAAACAGGAATAGGTTTTGAGCAGGAAGTTATCGCCTGCACAAAAGCCATAAAAACTTTTTTGCCCAAAGCCGACGTTGCCATAGAGCTTGGCGGCGAAGACGCAAAGATAACTTTTTTCGACGACTCTTCCATAGACCAGCGCATGAACGAAACCTGCGCCGGCGGAACGGGAGCGTTTATAGACCAAATGGCGCAAGTTTTAACTACAGACTCCGCCGGCGTTAACGAACTTGCCAAAAAACATAAAACAATTTACCCCATAGCCGCCCGTTGCGGCGTTTTTGCAAAAACGGATATTATGCCGCTGCTTAACGAAGGCGCGGCAAAAGAAGATATAGCCGCAAGCGTTCTGCAGGCGGTTGTTAATCAAACAATAGGCGGCCTTGCCAGAGGGCGAACCATAAAAGGAAACGTGTGTTTTCTTGGCGGTCCTCTTTTTTTCTTGTCGGAACTTCGCGAACTTTTCATTAAATCTTTAAAACTAAAACCCGAAAATATTTTGTTTCCTCAAAATGCGCACTTTTTTGTTTCGTTCGGCGCGGCGCTTTTGGGCAAAGGAATTAAAACGGAGTTGTCCGCTTTGCGCGTTCAGTTTGAAAATTTAAAGTCGGAAAATTTAAATAATGACGGCGAAAATTTAGCGCCTCTTTTTGCGGACGAAAAAGAGTTTGCCGATTTTGAGCTTCGCCACGCAAAAACCGCCGCAACAAAAACGGAATTAAAAAACGTTGAAGGAAATTTATTTTTAGGCGTTGACGCCGGCTCAACAACCACAAAAGCCGCGCTTATTACCAAAGATAAAAAAATAGCGTATTCATATTACGGACCAAATAACGGCAACCCTCTGCAGTCTGTAGTTGACGTTTTAAAAGACGTTTATAAAAAGCTTCCGGCGCATGCGGAAATTGCGGGCGCGTGCGTTACCGGTTACGGCGAAGCGTTAATAAAAGCCGCGCTTGGTTTTGACGAAGGAGAAGTGGAAACAATAGCCCACTATAAAGCCGCAAGACATTTTAACCCGCACGTATCTTTTATTTTAGATATCGGCGGGCAGGATATGAAATGCATTTACGTTAAAAAAGGGCTTATAGATAAAATAATTTTAAACGAAGCGTGCTCTTCGGGGTGCGGTTCGTTTATACAAAATTTTGCGCAGTCGTTAGGTTACGGCGTTGAAGATTTTGCAAAACTCGCATTGCGCGCAAAAAAGCCCGTAGATTTAGGTTCTCGCTGCACCGTGTTTATGAATTCTAAAATTAAGCAGGCGCAAAAAGAAGGTTCAAGCGCCGCCGATATTTCCGCGGGGCTTGATTATTCCGTAATAAAAAACGCGCTTTATAAAGTTATAAAAATTTCCAATCCCAAAGAGCTTGGCGAAAATATTGTAGTGCAGGGCGGAACGTTTTTTAACAACGGCGTTTTGCGCGCCGCAGAAATTTTGCTTGAAACAAAAGTTACGCGCCCCGACATTGCGGGGCTTATGGGCGCGTTCGGCGCGGCGCTTATAGCTTTGCAAAATAAAAAAACCTCGTCTTCGCTTATAAGCAAAGAAAAATTAAAAGAATTTTCATGTAAAACAAGAGACACGCGCTGCAAAGGCTGCGCCAATAAATGTTTGTTAAACATTACCGTTTTCCCCGACGGCAAAACTTTTATTTCCGGAAACAGATGCGAAAACGTTTTGCAAAATAAAAAAGTGCAGAGTTTTGAATTCAACATGTTTGACTACAAATATAAACGCCTGTTTGATTACTACAAACCGCTGCCCAAAGAAAAAGCGCGCCGCGGAGAAATAGGCATTGCGCGCGCTTTAAATATGTATGAAAATTATCCGTTTTGGTTTGAATTTTTCAGCCGTCTCGGTTTTAGCGTGGTTTTGTCCGACGCTTCTTCCAATGAACTTTTTAATAGCGGTTTGGAAAGCATTCCGTCGCAAACGGTGTGTTTTCCCGCAAAAATGGTGCACGGTCATATTGAAAATTTAATAGAAAAAGGCGTTAAAACAATATTTTATCCGTGCATTCCGTTTGAGGTAAAAGAGTTTAAAGACGCGGACAATCATTACAACTGTCCGGTTGTGGGAAGTTATCCGGAAGTTGTGCGTTTAAACATGGGCGCGCTTGAAGAAAAACAAATAAAATTTTTGCAGCCGTTTTTGCCGTTTGATAACGTTAAAAAACTTATATACAGGCTTCACGAAGAGTTGAAAGATTATAAACTTACAAAAAAAGAAATTGCGCTTGCCGTGCTTAGGGCGCGCGCGTCGCTGAATTTATTTAAAAAAGATATAAGAAAACAGGGCGCAAAACTTATAAAAGAAATTAAAGAAATGGGAAAACCGGCGGTAATTTTGGCGGGGCGTCCTTACCATATAGACCCTGCTATAAATCACGGCGTTGCGGATTTAATTGCTTCGCACGGCATGGCTGTTTTAAGCGAAGATTCCGTGGCGCATTTGTCCGGCGCGCTTCCTAAAATAAATTTTGTAGATCAGTGGATGTATCATTCGCGCCTTTACCGCGCGGCAAATTTAGCCACAAAAATTGACAGTTTGGAACTTATCCAGCTTAACTCTTTCGGCTGCGGGTTGGACGCAATAACCACGGAACAAGTTGAAGATATTCTTTCCAAGTCCGGCAAAATTTATACGGTTTTAAAAATAGACGAAGGCTCAAATTTGGGCGCGGTAAAAATACGCATACGTTCTTTGCTTGCCGCTATAAAAGAAAGAAAAGGCTTAAAGTTCAGCGAAGACGTTTTTGAAGGCACAAAGTTTTCGGAGTTTACAAGAGACATGAAAGATTCTTACACAATTTTGTGTCCGCAGATGTCGCCCGTTCATTTCAGACTTGCCGGTGCCGTTATGCGAGCGCGTGGAATAAAACTTGAAGTGCTTCCTAAAGTAACAAAAGCGGATATTGAAGAAGGTTTAAGATACGTTAACAACGACGCGTGTTATCCTACAATAGTCGTTGTGGGGCAATTAATCAACGCGTTAAAATCCGGAAAATACGATATAAATAAAACCGCAATGATAATTTCGCAAACCGGCGGAGGGTGCAGAGCTACAAACTACGCTGGTTTTTTAAGAAAAGCGGCGGAAAAAGCGGGCTTTAAAAATATTCCCGTAATTTCTTTATCTACAACAAATTCAACGCTCAATAAAACGCTCGGCGTAACGTTCGGGCTTTTAAAAGACGCGCTGCTTGTGCTGCTTTACGGAGATTTGTTAATGCGTCTTTCAAACCGCATGCGCCCTTACGAATTGCACGCGGGTCAGACGGACGCGCTTACCGAAGAGTGGCTTATGAGGCTGTCTGAAACAATTAAAAAAACTTATCTTTTTGAATTTAAAAATACGGTAAAAAAAATCGTCCGCGATTTTGACGCCATACCGGTGAAAAAAATTAAAAAACCGCGCGTTGGCGTGGTGGGCGAAATTCTTGTAAAGTTTCATCCTGACGCAAACAATAATTTAGTTTCGGTTTTAGAAAAAGAAGGCGCGCAAGTCGTGGTGCCGGACATGACCGACTTTCTTCTTTATTGCATGCTTGACGATGTTTATAAACATAAATATCTTGCCGGCAGTTTTAAAAACAGAGCGATATCGTGGATTGCAATACATTACGTTGAAAAACTGCGTTACTCCATAAGAAAGCAGCTTAAAAAAAGTAAAAATTTTGCGTCTTACCACACAACAAAAGAGCTTGCCGATAAAGCGTCTGAAATTATTTCCGTCTGCAACCAAACCGGAGAAGGCTGGCTTCTTACCGCGGAAATGTTAGAGCTTATTGAAGACGGCATTAATAATATTGTCTGCGTGCAGCCGTTCGGGTGTTTGCCAAACCACATAACCGGCAAAGGCGTTATGAAAGAATTAAAACGCCGCTACAATAACGTAAACATTTCCGCCGTTGATTACGACCCCGGCGCCAGCGAAGTAAACCAAATAAACAGAATAAAATTAATGATGTCGGTAGCCCATCAAAATAATAAATAG